Genomic window (Streptococcus suis S735):
GGGAAATATAGGGTTTGACCTCGTGGTCTTTATACATTTCTTCAACACGATTCTGGAGTGACATTTACTTTACCTCACGAATTGCGTAATAATTTCCATCATTGTCTGCAAAGCTAATTACCTTCATGAAACCAAGGTCCATGACTGGATTCGTTGTGACACCACGTTCAACAAGTTCTTCGTAAGTTTTGGCTACATCTACTGATGTCATTAAGATTGATGGTGTACCTAAGTTTAATTCTGGCTCCATCTCAGCAACCTCCGCCTTATCATGAAGTACAAATTGTACCTCACTATCTGATTTAGGTGCAATAATGTAAGAAGTTTGGGGGCCTTGCACTTGTTTTTCTACACGTTCAAATCCCATTTTCTCTTTCCAAAATTGAGCTGAAGCCTCAATATCATTCACATATAACATAACTTGTCCGATTGATTGAATCATCTTAAATACCTCTTTTGCGTTGTACGAACATGTGTTCAAACCATT
Coding sequences:
- a CDS encoding glyoxalase/bleomycin resistance/extradiol dioxygenase family protein yields the protein MIQSIGQVMLYVNDIEASAQFWKEKMGFERVEKQVQGPQTSYIIAPKSDSEVQFVLHDKAEVAEMEPELNLGTPSILMTSVDVAKTYEELVERGVTTNPVMDLGFMKVISFADNDGNYYAIREVK